From a single Athene noctua chromosome 2, bAthNoc1.hap1.1, whole genome shotgun sequence genomic region:
- the RBBP8 gene encoding DNA endonuclease RBBP8 isoform X1 codes for MNASGGSCGSPSSAESTGDFFKELWSKLKECHDKEVQGLQLKISKLKKERCLDAERLEEFYTKNQQLREQQKALHDTIKVLEDRLRAGLCDRCAVTEEHMRKKQQEFENIRQQNLKLITELMNEKTNLQDENKKITEQFQQVQKELEERKQQAVELEEGVIPDSPVLTSSFSVVNRMRRKKENRHIRYTEHTRSDLELVESNSEFGKIPLCSTQVNSHHGEEILVADTCDSQLSPVPNKPRMGGYPVAKPSFNLAAVVAETIGLGVQEETESQSVLSPPRTNTVMSQAPESMQCEDSRKHQASESRNDDNNLGLSDPSQNTPPHVDWDSHVASPVFGASSNMKNNSSTSHAPCILDSGLKPNLKTNLFNNPSSSRSHKSRSKSEDVAFVAPLNLGTEINPVISQTSINRQMVVKKNTNEAVTCVGNNCAAKNEVIKSDFLLVHQKQLEGRCAKRKKADDEHAISCEKTSFNKENSLPFQSDVQHINGEHTVDKPLDLSDRFSGVRCQEKKHGSEETCKNRLKQVTLHDIFSQLGKPIPEGSSSIQNANNESSLFGRDIQEESYVQEAMLGKTFPDNKNQIQMKEEVPPFKIAPLPSSAETEQLFDDVKVDSGHVPNRKKTRTGHGESEPASVLQPNPCRLSKNKALQNEQDLKDKPSLENLQWSIDPGADLSQYKMDITVIDTKGGSQSRVRGEVVDMDYTYVSESLLLKMKNQEQTQESSPRGEKKVNDTLTEMFDRTTHEEYESCLPEDSPSACDEKETLHDEERDKGITAASKKLKKHEDKQDKAKQKAFVEPYFKSDERKNTVLDFPHIEVIRKKEERRKLPGHTCKECEIYYADIPEEEREKKLASCSRHRFRYIPPNTPENFWEVGFPSTQTCVERGYIREDLAPCQRPKRRQPYAVMFSPKGKEQKT; via the exons atgaaTGCTTCTGGAGGAAGCTGTGGGAGCCCTAGTTCTGCAGAATCTACAGGAGATTTCTTCAAGGAATTGTGGTCCAAACTGAAAGAATGTCATGATAAAGAAGTGCAAG GCTTACAGCTGAAAATATCTAAGTTGAAAAAGGAAAGATGCTT GGATGCAGAGAGGCTTGAAGAGTTCTATACCAAGAACCAACAGCTCAGAGAACAACAAAAAGCACTTCATGACACTATCAAGGTTTTAGAAGACAG ATTAAGAGCAGGATTATGTGATCGTTGTGCTGTAACCGAAGAACATATGAGAAAGAAACAGCAAGAGTTTGAAAATATCCGGCAGCAGAATCTTAAACTTATCACTGAGCTTA TGAATGAAAAAACCAATTTAcaggatgaaaataaaaagataactGAACAGTTCCAGCAAGTACAGAAGGAGTTGGA GGAGCGAAAGCAGCAAGCGGTGGAATTAGAAGAAGGAGTCATTCCAGATTCTCCAGTTCTGacttcttcattttctgtggTTAATcgtatgagaagaaaaaaagagaataggcATATCCGATACACAGAACATACACGCTCAGATTTGGAACTTGTGGAAAGCAACAGTG AGTTTGGAAAAATTCCGCTGTGTTCCACACAAGTAAACAGTCACCATGGAGAAGAGATACTAGTGGCAGATACCTGTGATTCACAACTGTCCCCTGTACCAA ATAAACCAAGGATGGGAGGTTATCCTGTTGCAAAGCCATCTTTTAACTTGGCTGCAGTCGTGGCAGAAACAATAGGACTTGGTGTTCAAGAGGAAACT GAGTCCCAGAGTGTACTGAGTCCTCCCCGTACTAATACTGTTATGAGCCAGGCCCCAGAGAGCATGCAGTGTGAAGACTCAAGAAAACATCAAGCTTCTGAATCAAGAAATGACGACAACAATTTAGG TCTTTCAGATCCATCTCAGAACACTCCACCACATGTTGATTGGGATTCTCATGTAGCTTCTCCTGTTTTTGGAGCTTCTAGCAATATGAAGAACAACTCAAGTACAAGTCATGCCCCTTGTATTTTAGATTCAGGATTGAAGCCTAATCTCAAAACCAACCTCTTCAACAATCCTTCCAGTTCCCGATCTCATAAAAGTAGATCAAAATCTGAAGATGTTGCTTTTGTGGCACCCCTGAATCTTGGAACGGAAATCAACCCCGTTATCAGCCAGACATCTATCAATAGGCAAATGGTTGTGAAAAAGAATACTAATGAGGCTGTAACCTGTGTTGGAAACAATTGCGCAGCTAAAAATGAGGTGATCAAGAGTGATTTCCTTCTCGTACACCAGAAGCAGCTAGAAGGCAGGTGTGCTAAGAGAAAGAAAGCTGACGATGAGCATGCAATTAGCTGTGAAAAAACATCCTTCAACAAAGAGAACTCTCTGCCCTTTCAGTCTGACGTTCAGCATATTAATGGGGAGCATACAGTTGATAAGCCCTTGGATCTGTCAGATCGCTTCTCTGGAGTTCGTTGTCAAGAGAAAAAACATGGAAGTGAGGAGACCTGTAAAAATAGACTGAAACAGGTGACTCTGCATGACATTTTTTCACAGCTAGGGAAGCCCATTCCTGAAGGTTCATCATCCATTCAGAATGCCAACAATGAGAGCTCTTTGTTTGGCAGAGATATACAAGAGGAATCCTATGTACAAGAGGCAATGCTGGGAAAAACGTTCCCAGATAACAAAAACCAGATACAAATGAAAGAAGAAGTTCCTCCCTTCAAAATTGCACCACTACCAAGTTCTGCAGAGACAGAACAACTTTTTGATGATGTGAAG GTTGACAGTGGCCATGTaccaaatagaaagaaaacaaggacAGGACATGGAGAGTCTGAACCAGCATCTGTACTTCAACCAAACCCTTGTAGACTATCAAAAAATAAAGCACTGCAAAACGAGCAAG ACCTGAAAGATAAACCTTCTTTAGAAAACCTTCAGTGGAGCATAGACCCAGGAGCTGACCTATCACAGTACAAAATGGACATTACTGTGATTGATACAAAG gGTGGTTCTCAGTCAAGAGTCAGAGGGGAAGTTGTTGATATGGATTATACATATGTTAGTGAAAGTTtgctattaaaaatgaaaaatcaagagCAAACCCAAGAAAGCAGTCcaa gaggagaaaaaaaagttaacgATACCTTAACAGAGATGTTTGATCGGACAACCCATGAAGAATATGAATCCTGCCTACCAGAAGATAGTCCTTCTGCATGTGACGAAAAAGAAACTCTTCATGATGAAGAGCGGGATAAGGGAATAACAGCAGCAAGCAAGAAACTAAAGA AACATGAGGATAAACAAGATAAAGCCAAGCAGAAAGCTTTTGTGGAGCCATATTTCAAAAGTGATGAAAG aaaaaatactgtgttagATTTTCCTCATATTGAGGTTATtcgaaaaaaagaagaaagaagaaaattgcctGGCCATACTTGTAAGGAATGTGAGATA TATTATGCAGACATTccagaagaagagagagaaaagaaactagCTTCCTGTTCAAGACACAGATTTCGCTACATTCCTCCAAATACTCCTGAAAATTTCTGGGAGGTTGGATTTCCTTCCACCCAAACTTGTGTGGAAAGAG GATATATTAGAGAGGATCTTGCTCCCTGTCAACGTCCAAAAAGACGGCAGCCTTATGCTGTAATGTTTTCACCAAAAGGCAAAGAGCAGAAGACATAA
- the RBBP8 gene encoding DNA endonuclease RBBP8 isoform X2: protein MRKKQQEFENIRQQNLKLITELMNEKTNLQDENKKITEQFQQVQKELEERKQQAVELEEGVIPDSPVLTSSFSVVNRMRRKKENRHIRYTEHTRSDLELVESNSEFGKIPLCSTQVNSHHGEEILVADTCDSQLSPVPNKPRMGGYPVAKPSFNLAAVVAETIGLGVQEETESQSVLSPPRTNTVMSQAPESMQCEDSRKHQASESRNDDNNLGLSDPSQNTPPHVDWDSHVASPVFGASSNMKNNSSTSHAPCILDSGLKPNLKTNLFNNPSSSRSHKSRSKSEDVAFVAPLNLGTEINPVISQTSINRQMVVKKNTNEAVTCVGNNCAAKNEVIKSDFLLVHQKQLEGRCAKRKKADDEHAISCEKTSFNKENSLPFQSDVQHINGEHTVDKPLDLSDRFSGVRCQEKKHGSEETCKNRLKQVTLHDIFSQLGKPIPEGSSSIQNANNESSLFGRDIQEESYVQEAMLGKTFPDNKNQIQMKEEVPPFKIAPLPSSAETEQLFDDVKVDSGHVPNRKKTRTGHGESEPASVLQPNPCRLSKNKALQNEQDLKDKPSLENLQWSIDPGADLSQYKMDITVIDTKGGSQSRVRGEVVDMDYTYVSESLLLKMKNQEQTQESSPRGEKKVNDTLTEMFDRTTHEEYESCLPEDSPSACDEKETLHDEERDKGITAASKKLKKHEDKQDKAKQKAFVEPYFKSDERKNTVLDFPHIEVIRKKEERRKLPGHTCKECEIYYADIPEEEREKKLASCSRHRFRYIPPNTPENFWEVGFPSTQTCVERGYIREDLAPCQRPKRRQPYAVMFSPKGKEQKT from the exons ATGAGAAAGAAACAGCAAGAGTTTGAAAATATCCGGCAGCAGAATCTTAAACTTATCACTGAGCTTA TGAATGAAAAAACCAATTTAcaggatgaaaataaaaagataactGAACAGTTCCAGCAAGTACAGAAGGAGTTGGA GGAGCGAAAGCAGCAAGCGGTGGAATTAGAAGAAGGAGTCATTCCAGATTCTCCAGTTCTGacttcttcattttctgtggTTAATcgtatgagaagaaaaaaagagaataggcATATCCGATACACAGAACATACACGCTCAGATTTGGAACTTGTGGAAAGCAACAGTG AGTTTGGAAAAATTCCGCTGTGTTCCACACAAGTAAACAGTCACCATGGAGAAGAGATACTAGTGGCAGATACCTGTGATTCACAACTGTCCCCTGTACCAA ATAAACCAAGGATGGGAGGTTATCCTGTTGCAAAGCCATCTTTTAACTTGGCTGCAGTCGTGGCAGAAACAATAGGACTTGGTGTTCAAGAGGAAACT GAGTCCCAGAGTGTACTGAGTCCTCCCCGTACTAATACTGTTATGAGCCAGGCCCCAGAGAGCATGCAGTGTGAAGACTCAAGAAAACATCAAGCTTCTGAATCAAGAAATGACGACAACAATTTAGG TCTTTCAGATCCATCTCAGAACACTCCACCACATGTTGATTGGGATTCTCATGTAGCTTCTCCTGTTTTTGGAGCTTCTAGCAATATGAAGAACAACTCAAGTACAAGTCATGCCCCTTGTATTTTAGATTCAGGATTGAAGCCTAATCTCAAAACCAACCTCTTCAACAATCCTTCCAGTTCCCGATCTCATAAAAGTAGATCAAAATCTGAAGATGTTGCTTTTGTGGCACCCCTGAATCTTGGAACGGAAATCAACCCCGTTATCAGCCAGACATCTATCAATAGGCAAATGGTTGTGAAAAAGAATACTAATGAGGCTGTAACCTGTGTTGGAAACAATTGCGCAGCTAAAAATGAGGTGATCAAGAGTGATTTCCTTCTCGTACACCAGAAGCAGCTAGAAGGCAGGTGTGCTAAGAGAAAGAAAGCTGACGATGAGCATGCAATTAGCTGTGAAAAAACATCCTTCAACAAAGAGAACTCTCTGCCCTTTCAGTCTGACGTTCAGCATATTAATGGGGAGCATACAGTTGATAAGCCCTTGGATCTGTCAGATCGCTTCTCTGGAGTTCGTTGTCAAGAGAAAAAACATGGAAGTGAGGAGACCTGTAAAAATAGACTGAAACAGGTGACTCTGCATGACATTTTTTCACAGCTAGGGAAGCCCATTCCTGAAGGTTCATCATCCATTCAGAATGCCAACAATGAGAGCTCTTTGTTTGGCAGAGATATACAAGAGGAATCCTATGTACAAGAGGCAATGCTGGGAAAAACGTTCCCAGATAACAAAAACCAGATACAAATGAAAGAAGAAGTTCCTCCCTTCAAAATTGCACCACTACCAAGTTCTGCAGAGACAGAACAACTTTTTGATGATGTGAAG GTTGACAGTGGCCATGTaccaaatagaaagaaaacaaggacAGGACATGGAGAGTCTGAACCAGCATCTGTACTTCAACCAAACCCTTGTAGACTATCAAAAAATAAAGCACTGCAAAACGAGCAAG ACCTGAAAGATAAACCTTCTTTAGAAAACCTTCAGTGGAGCATAGACCCAGGAGCTGACCTATCACAGTACAAAATGGACATTACTGTGATTGATACAAAG gGTGGTTCTCAGTCAAGAGTCAGAGGGGAAGTTGTTGATATGGATTATACATATGTTAGTGAAAGTTtgctattaaaaatgaaaaatcaagagCAAACCCAAGAAAGCAGTCcaa gaggagaaaaaaaagttaacgATACCTTAACAGAGATGTTTGATCGGACAACCCATGAAGAATATGAATCCTGCCTACCAGAAGATAGTCCTTCTGCATGTGACGAAAAAGAAACTCTTCATGATGAAGAGCGGGATAAGGGAATAACAGCAGCAAGCAAGAAACTAAAGA AACATGAGGATAAACAAGATAAAGCCAAGCAGAAAGCTTTTGTGGAGCCATATTTCAAAAGTGATGAAAG aaaaaatactgtgttagATTTTCCTCATATTGAGGTTATtcgaaaaaaagaagaaagaagaaaattgcctGGCCATACTTGTAAGGAATGTGAGATA TATTATGCAGACATTccagaagaagagagagaaaagaaactagCTTCCTGTTCAAGACACAGATTTCGCTACATTCCTCCAAATACTCCTGAAAATTTCTGGGAGGTTGGATTTCCTTCCACCCAAACTTGTGTGGAAAGAG GATATATTAGAGAGGATCTTGCTCCCTGTCAACGTCCAAAAAGACGGCAGCCTTATGCTGTAATGTTTTCACCAAAAGGCAAAGAGCAGAAGACATAA